From a region of the Castanea sativa cultivar Marrone di Chiusa Pesio chromosome 10, ASM4071231v1 genome:
- the LOC142614012 gene encoding uncharacterized protein LOC142614012 isoform X1, with product MDNQPGSQKSSIIPGSGKVNNWAASPSHLCYHFGTSGFSVAVATGVTHPLDVLKVRLQMQLVGQRGPLAGMGNLLVHVLKNEGPRSMYLGLTPALTRSVVYGGLRLGLYEPSKYVCEQVFGSTNIFVKIASGAFAGGFATALTNPVEVVKVRLQMNPNLRRGPIGELCRIFSEEGIRALWKGVGPAMARAASMTASQLSTYDESKRILIRWTPLEEGFHLHLISSMVAGTVSTLITAPMDMIKTRLMLQRESKEVGNYKNGFHCAYQVLRTEGPRGLYKGGLAIFARLGPQTMITFILVEKLRKLAGLDAI from the exons ATGGACAACCAACCTGGTTCCCAGAAATCTTCGATTATTCCAG GATCTGGGAAAGTCAACAATTGGGCTGCCTCACCATCGCATCTATGTTATCACTTTGGTACAAGTGGGTTTTCTGTTGCGGTTGCCACTGGTGTCACCCATCCTCTAG ATGTACTCAAAGTCAGGCTACAAATGCAACTTGTTGGCCAGAGAGGTCCTCTAGCAGGAATG GGAAATTTATTAGTTCACGTACTGAAGAATGAAGGACCAAGGTCTATGTATCTAGGATTGACACCTGCATTGACAAGGTCGGTTGTTTATGGTGGTCTTCGTTTAGGCTTGTATGAGCCCTCGAAATATGTTTGTGAACAGGTTTTTGGGTCCACCAATATCTTTGTCAAGATTGCATCTGGAGCATTTGCTGGTGGTTTTGCAACTGCACTGACCAATCCGGTTGAGGTTGTAAAG GTACGGTTACAAATGAACCCAAACTTGAGAAGAGGACCAATTGGAGAACTGTGCAGAATTTTTTCTGAGGAGGGAATTAGAGCTCTGTGGAAGGGGGTTGGCCCTGCTATGGCCAGGGCTGCTTCTATGACTGCATCACAGCTGTCAACATATGATGAATCCAAGCGG ATTTTGATCAGGTGGACACCACTTGAAGAAGGATTTCATCTTCATCTCAT CTCAAGTATGGTTGCAGGCACTGTCAGCACCCTCATAACTGCACCAATGGATATGATTAAAACCCGCCTCATGTTGCAACGAGAATCTAAAGAAGTTGGGAACTACAAAAATGGATTTCACTGTGCATATCag GTTTTGCGCACTGAAGGTCCTAGGGGACTTTACAAGGG GGGGCTTGCAATATTTGCAAGATTGGGTCCACAGACTATGATTACCTTCATACTTGTTGAGAAGTTACGCAAGCTTGCTGGATTAGATGCAATCTAG
- the LOC142614012 gene encoding uncharacterized protein LOC142614012 isoform X2, with translation MQLVGQRGPLAGMGNLLVHVLKNEGPRSMYLGLTPALTRSVVYGGLRLGLYEPSKYVCEQVFGSTNIFVKIASGAFAGGFATALTNPVEVVKVRLQMNPNLRRGPIGELCRIFSEEGIRALWKGVGPAMARAASMTASQLSTYDESKRILIRWTPLEEGFHLHLISSMVAGTVSTLITAPMDMIKTRLMLQRESKEVGNYKNGFHCAYQVLRTEGPRGLYKGGLAIFARLGPQTMITFILVEKLRKLAGLDAI, from the exons ATGCAACTTGTTGGCCAGAGAGGTCCTCTAGCAGGAATG GGAAATTTATTAGTTCACGTACTGAAGAATGAAGGACCAAGGTCTATGTATCTAGGATTGACACCTGCATTGACAAGGTCGGTTGTTTATGGTGGTCTTCGTTTAGGCTTGTATGAGCCCTCGAAATATGTTTGTGAACAGGTTTTTGGGTCCACCAATATCTTTGTCAAGATTGCATCTGGAGCATTTGCTGGTGGTTTTGCAACTGCACTGACCAATCCGGTTGAGGTTGTAAAG GTACGGTTACAAATGAACCCAAACTTGAGAAGAGGACCAATTGGAGAACTGTGCAGAATTTTTTCTGAGGAGGGAATTAGAGCTCTGTGGAAGGGGGTTGGCCCTGCTATGGCCAGGGCTGCTTCTATGACTGCATCACAGCTGTCAACATATGATGAATCCAAGCGG ATTTTGATCAGGTGGACACCACTTGAAGAAGGATTTCATCTTCATCTCAT CTCAAGTATGGTTGCAGGCACTGTCAGCACCCTCATAACTGCACCAATGGATATGATTAAAACCCGCCTCATGTTGCAACGAGAATCTAAAGAAGTTGGGAACTACAAAAATGGATTTCACTGTGCATATCag GTTTTGCGCACTGAAGGTCCTAGGGGACTTTACAAGGG GGGGCTTGCAATATTTGCAAGATTGGGTCCACAGACTATGATTACCTTCATACTTGTTGAGAAGTTACGCAAGCTTGCTGGATTAGATGCAATCTAG